A single window of Priestia filamentosa DNA harbors:
- a CDS encoding VOC family protein: MKIIVTSIFVQDQDKALEFYSETLGFVKKEDVPAGEFRWITLVSPNDQDGTELLLEPNVHPAAREYQKKIFDEGIPATMFGVTNVYKEYKRLMEQGVKFTMEPTKMGEVILAVFDDTCGNLIQIAQK, from the coding sequence ATGAAAATCATAGTTACCAGTATATTTGTACAAGATCAAGACAAGGCACTAGAATTTTACTCAGAAACGCTGGGTTTTGTAAAAAAGGAGGATGTTCCCGCTGGTGAATTTAGGTGGATAACGCTAGTTTCTCCTAATGATCAAGATGGTACAGAGCTCTTGCTTGAACCGAATGTCCATCCAGCCGCTAGAGAGTATCAAAAGAAGATATTTGATGAAGGTATTCCAGCAACAATGTTTGGTGTTACAAATGTTTATAAAGAGTACAAACGATTAATGGAACAAGGCGTGAAGTTTACTATGGAGCCGACAAAAATGGGCGAAGTCATACTGGCTGTCTTTGATGATACATGCGGAAACCTTATTCAGATAGCTCAGAAGTAA